Proteins from a genomic interval of Clostridium sp. AN503:
- a CDS encoding ketose-bisphosphate aldolase produces MLMNLKQMLEVAEEHDFTVGAYNVTESSMFRAVTETAERLHAPAVIAAATNEFAFAGSEFYTYVVKRLSGSDNPFVLHLDHAHTFQECVQAVQAGFTSVMIDGSLLPYEENVELTRKVVEMAHSAGVSVEAEIGTIGANMGTEEADGVEGITYTDPADVVDFVSRTGVDALAIAIGTAHGQYPKGYEPRLQLDLIREIRNLTKVPLVLHGGSNNPDEEVEEGCRMGLRKVNISSDFKVAYYRSIQNYLNETNDFYPANILPHGMQEVEKVVSHKMQLFHCIDTARYYR; encoded by the coding sequence ATGTTGATGAATTTGAAACAGATGCTTGAGGTGGCGGAGGAGCATGATTTCACGGTCGGGGCCTACAATGTGACAGAGAGCAGTATGTTCCGCGCAGTGACGGAGACGGCGGAGCGGCTGCACGCTCCTGCTGTCATCGCCGCAGCCACCAATGAATTTGCTTTCGCCGGAAGCGAATTTTATACATATGTAGTAAAGCGTCTTTCCGGTTCTGACAATCCGTTTGTGCTTCATCTGGATCATGCCCACACCTTCCAGGAGTGTGTTCAGGCGGTACAGGCCGGATTTACCAGCGTGATGATAGATGGTTCGCTGCTTCCCTATGAGGAGAATGTGGAGCTGACCCGGAAGGTAGTTGAGATGGCACATTCAGCAGGGGTCTCGGTGGAGGCTGAGATCGGCACCATAGGGGCGAACATGGGGACGGAGGAAGCTGACGGAGTGGAAGGGATTACTTATACCGATCCGGCGGATGTAGTTGATTTTGTGAGCCGGACGGGAGTAGATGCACTGGCGATCGCTATCGGTACGGCGCATGGACAGTATCCAAAAGGGTATGAACCGCGGCTGCAGTTGGACTTGATCCGGGAGATCAGGAATTTGACAAAGGTGCCTTTAGTCCTCCATGGCGGATCCAATAACCCGGATGAAGAGGTAGAAGAAGGATGCCGTATGGGGCTGCGGAAGGTCAATATATCCAGTGATTTCAAAGTGGCGTATTACCGCAGCATTCAGAACTATCTGAATGAGACCAATGATTTCTATCCTGCCAATATCCTGCCACACGGAATGCAGGAGGTGGAAAAAGTTGTTTCTCATAAAATGCAGTTATTTCACTGCATAGACACCGCTCGCTATTACAGATGA
- a CDS encoding SPOCS domain-containing protein, with translation MLELVKQNIHMNRWKNQVNTQVTLDDDFIVPDTMSDIAQVILEAGEIQLEPVKTQAEKVVVRGKLDFHVLYRKEEGGLQTLGGMIPFEETINVPGLEEKDFVSVSWQLEDLDAGIINSRKLSIKAVVTLEVKVETLFDAEAAVELGAVQDSGSSEPQIETRRQSMEVAAIALRRKDTYRLKEDITLSGSKPAIDRILWTEMRLNGATTRPLDGKIHLEGVLMIFVIYEGEGETETIQWVEESIPFSGEVEMQGAVEEMIPAIDLRLIHKGIEEKPDYDGEMRELDVDAVIELDIRLYEEQELEVLSDLYATNRELTMETGEACFDQILTRNTGKCKVSEKIELGGDQRVLQICHSTGAVKLDEVETKDDMLVMDGVLEVNILYLTDDDSRPVQSVTEPVPFHYEAEVPGIRPDSIWYLENGVEQLTAVMVGGENVEVKAVLVLDMLVLQPVCQQVIKRAEIAPLDTKKLQQMPGIVGYLVQEGDTLWEIAKRFHTTVDNIMTTNGLSSDVIHPGDSLILVKEITRQ, from the coding sequence ATGCTGGAACTGGTGAAACAGAACATACATATGAACCGGTGGAAGAATCAGGTAAATACCCAGGTGACTCTGGACGATGATTTCATTGTGCCGGATACCATGAGCGATATTGCGCAGGTGATCCTGGAAGCGGGGGAGATCCAGCTTGAGCCGGTGAAGACCCAGGCGGAAAAGGTGGTGGTCCGCGGCAAGCTGGATTTCCATGTATTATATCGGAAAGAGGAGGGCGGTCTGCAGACGCTGGGCGGCATGATCCCATTTGAGGAGACCATCAACGTGCCGGGGCTGGAGGAAAAAGATTTTGTCAGCGTTTCCTGGCAGCTTGAGGATCTGGATGCGGGCATCATCAATTCCAGAAAATTGAGCATAAAAGCAGTGGTGACACTGGAGGTAAAAGTAGAAACGCTTTTTGACGCGGAGGCGGCTGTAGAGCTGGGGGCCGTACAGGACAGCGGCAGCAGCGAGCCTCAGATCGAGACCCGCAGGCAGTCCATGGAGGTGGCGGCGATCGCCCTGCGGCGGAAGGACACCTACCGGCTCAAGGAGGACATCACCCTGTCCGGCAGTAAACCGGCCATCGACCGGATCCTGTGGACGGAAATGCGTTTAAACGGCGCAACGACGCGTCCCTTAGACGGCAAGATCCACTTAGAGGGCGTCCTGATGATATTCGTCATCTATGAGGGGGAAGGGGAGACGGAGACCATCCAGTGGGTGGAGGAGAGCATCCCGTTTTCCGGCGAGGTGGAGATGCAGGGAGCGGTGGAGGAAATGATCCCGGCCATTGACCTGCGGCTGATACATAAGGGCATTGAAGAAAAGCCCGATTACGACGGGGAAATGCGGGAGCTGGACGTGGATGCGGTGATCGAACTGGACATCCGGCTGTATGAGGAACAGGAGCTGGAGGTGTTGAGCGATCTTTATGCCACCAACCGGGAACTGACCATGGAGACCGGGGAGGCGTGCTTTGACCAGATATTGACCCGCAATACGGGAAAATGCAAGGTTTCAGAAAAGATTGAGCTGGGCGGCGACCAGCGCGTTCTGCAGATCTGTCACAGCACCGGCGCGGTGAAGCTGGATGAGGTTGAGACAAAGGACGATATGCTGGTGATGGACGGCGTGCTGGAGGTGAACATCCTTTACTTAACGGATGATGACAGCCGTCCGGTCCAGTCGGTTACAGAGCCGGTCCCATTTCATTATGAAGCGGAGGTTCCCGGAATCCGGCCGGACAGTATCTGGTATCTGGAAAATGGCGTGGAGCAGCTGACCGCCGTCATGGTAGGCGGAGAGAACGTGGAGGTGAAGGCGGTTCTCGTGCTGGATATGCTGGTGCTTCAGCCGGTGTGCCAGCAGGTGATCAAACGGGCGGAGATCGCGCCGTTAGATACGAAAAAACTGCAGCAGATGCCCGGGATCGTGGGATATCTGGTGCAGGAAGGCGATACTTTATGGGAGATCGCCAAACGGTTCCACACGACGGTGGACAATATCATGACCACCAACGGCCTGTCGTCCGATGTGATCCACCCCGGAGACAGCCTGATCCTGGTAAAAGAAATTACCAGGCAGTAG
- a CDS encoding helix-turn-helix transcriptional regulator has protein sequence MELYNRIAVGERIRKRRILLGLTQEELAEKVGRAYKYCQDIERGTCGMSIDTLLKLSSSLNISLDYLIYGYQDDYSARTPEMLQTQETVLNMLGTCSEQKRRYALDLLKLFLKACDDR, from the coding sequence ATGGAATTATACAATCGTATTGCAGTGGGGGAACGGATCCGAAAAAGGCGCATTTTACTGGGGCTGACCCAGGAAGAACTGGCAGAAAAGGTAGGGCGTGCTTACAAGTACTGCCAGGATATTGAACGCGGAACCTGCGGCATGTCCATTGATACATTGCTTAAGCTGTCGTCTAGTCTCAATATTTCTCTCGACTATCTGATCTATGGTTATCAGGATGATTATTCGGCGAGAACGCCTGAGATGCTGCAAACACAGGAAACGGTCCTTAATATGCTGGGAACCTGCAGCGAACAGAAACGCAGATACGCGCTGGATTTGCTGAAATTATTTTTAAAGGCCTGTGATGACCGGTAA